One stretch of Nicotiana tabacum cultivar K326 chromosome 18, ASM71507v2, whole genome shotgun sequence DNA includes these proteins:
- the LOC142172498 gene encoding uncharacterized protein LOC142172498, with translation MDGMRKRLQQLEESKLSQQHDYKNAELSQTEDSKLPELEGDVGKLQKTHNTVALYTTAGTSKQVNKKPHINVNLNNVFDKPFTSKKPREAIVIAPQTTTYANSLHHNKKVYNHITQTYIENIYKIQTFLNLNPRSTTTTDPTQDYVTQKLQGYNRLIAQPKTKANLVKTCYNYGLLSTVYTHDGEEIIGIPELYKAFVTFKRITKGNLFFIKFYTAPTEILYDEIKPIIQVIKIGLTRDMIIPEEIEKQPEIQKMKIPSFYANKRIIGITTIIQELANNYLQGNAIWSYYSRDQWAHDAKLALYSLVIKVGV, from the exons ATGGATGGTATgagaaaaagattacaacagctagaggaAAGCAAGctaagtcagcagcatgactataaaaatgcggaactaagtcaaacggaagactctaaacttccagagttagaaggagacgttgggaaactccaaaaaacccataacacagttgctttatatacaactgcaggtacaagcaaacaagttaacaaaaagccacatatcaatgtaaacctaaacaacgtatttgataagccatttacatcaaaaaagccaagagaagcaatagttatagccccacaaactacaacctatgccaatagcctacaccacaacaaaaaggtatataaccatattactcaaacatatattgagaatatatataaaattcagacattcttgaacctaaaccctagatcaactactactacagatccaacacaggattatgtaacccaaaaactacagggatataataggcttatagcccagccaaaaacaaaagcaaacttagtaaagacatgttacaactacggactacttagcacagtatatacccacgacggagaagaaataattggaataccagagctatacaaagcatttgtcaccttcaagagaattacaaaaggcaacctattcttcatcaaattctatacagcaccaacggaaatactatatgacgaaataaaacccataatacaggtaataaagataggactaacacgagatatgataataccggaagagatagagaaacaaccggagatacagaaaatgaagataccaagtttctatgccaataaaagaataattggtataacaactattattcaagaactagctaacaattatctacaaggaaatgctatctggagctactattccagagacca ATGGGCGCATGATGCTAAACTTgcattgtattcccttgttatcaaGGTGGGCGTCTAA